A single region of the Cyanobacteria bacterium FACHB-DQ100 genome encodes:
- a CDS encoding CocE/NonD family hydrolase, whose amino-acid sequence MKVLPKQSVSMYTRGSSASQSVRVRLDADVYYPDAEGTFPVLLMRQPYGRAIASTVVYAHPVWYASQGYIVVIQDVRGRGTSEGEFKLFENEIEDGFETVNWAASLPRSNGKVGMYGFSYQGMTQLYAAVNRPEALKAICPAMLAPDVYHDWAYENGAFCLFANLGWAIQLAAETARLKGDESAFLELSRAAKNLPLSDRIPARPELIQKFAHYDAYYQTWLDRSEPTDSYWQKLTVDVSAIDIPMLYIGGWFDTYMRGTLRSYLSSKQAHLIVGVWAHLPWGRKVGAIDYGANAVSFCDRAQIRWFDHWLKDKELNDSPVQLFEMGSNKWRSFSKFPRSNRTTLHLSSTGLAGMDDRDGQLKNQVSEAAIDVIVHDPWRPVPALGGHVAYPCGSFDRSSIDARSDVLTYTTAPLEADLHLIGESIVEIYASSNSLSFDLCAVLSEVKPNGSVMNFTQGYLSSDRPELSLCQIPLQPTCICIPKGSAIRLSLSGACFPAYPVNAGTGAKPGEASAINFQIITIMVHTGEAYSSKLHLNRQ is encoded by the coding sequence ATGAAGGTTTTGCCGAAGCAATCCGTTTCGATGTACACGCGCGGTAGCTCCGCTTCACAAAGTGTTCGCGTCCGCCTTGATGCTGATGTGTACTATCCAGATGCAGAAGGAACGTTTCCGGTGTTGTTAATGCGGCAGCCGTATGGGCGAGCGATCGCATCTACGGTCGTTTATGCACATCCCGTTTGGTACGCCTCCCAAGGGTATATTGTAGTGATTCAAGATGTGCGGGGGAGAGGCACGTCAGAAGGCGAATTTAAGCTGTTTGAGAACGAAATTGAGGACGGTTTCGAGACGGTAAATTGGGCGGCAAGTTTGCCCCGCAGTAACGGCAAGGTTGGAATGTACGGCTTCTCTTATCAGGGAATGACACAACTCTATGCCGCAGTAAACCGCCCGGAAGCACTGAAAGCTATTTGTCCAGCAATGTTAGCTCCAGATGTGTATCACGACTGGGCATATGAGAATGGCGCATTTTGTCTGTTTGCGAACTTAGGTTGGGCAATTCAACTGGCAGCAGAAACAGCGCGACTCAAGGGAGATGAATCCGCATTTTTAGAACTATCTAGAGCCGCAAAAAATCTGCCGTTGAGCGATCGTATTCCCGCCCGTCCAGAGTTAATTCAGAAGTTTGCTCACTATGATGCTTACTATCAAACTTGGCTCGATCGTTCTGAGCCAACTGATTCTTATTGGCAGAAATTAACCGTTGATGTGAGCGCAATTGATATTCCAATGCTCTACATCGGAGGTTGGTTTGATACTTACATGCGGGGAACCTTGCGATCGTATCTATCCTCGAAGCAAGCGCATTTGATTGTTGGAGTGTGGGCACATCTACCTTGGGGCCGCAAAGTTGGCGCGATCGACTATGGCGCGAATGCCGTGAGTTTTTGCGATCGCGCTCAGATTCGCTGGTTTGATCATTGGCTCAAAGATAAAGAGCTAAACGATTCACCTGTGCAATTGTTTGAAATGGGGAGCAATAAGTGGCGATCGTTCTCTAAATTTCCCAGGAGCAATCGAACCACATTGCATCTAAGTAGCACTGGATTGGCGGGAATGGACGATCGCGACGGACAGTTAAAGAATCAAGTTTCCGAAGCTGCGATCGATGTGATCGTGCATGATCCGTGGCGACCTGTTCCGGCTTTGGGCGGTCATGTGGCTTATCCTTGTGGATCGTTCGATCGTTCTAGCATTGATGCTCGCAGTGATGTCCTCACCTACACAACTGCACCCTTAGAAGCTGATTTGCATTTAATCGGTGAGAGTATTGTTGAGATTTATGCAAGTTCTAATTCACTCAGCTTTGATCTATGTGCTGTATTGTCTGAAGTCAAACCGAATGGTAGTGTAATGAACTTTACACAAGGATATTTGAGCAGCGATCGTCCTGAACTTTCCCTATGTCAAATCCCATTGCAGCCCACCTGTATTTGCATTCCGAAAGGGAGTGCAATTCGCTTGAGTTTAAGCGGGGCTTGTTTTCCAGCTTATCCGGTAAATGCGGGAACTGGAGCAAAACCAGGAGAAGCAAGCGCGATCAACTTTCAGATTATTACCATTATGGTTCATACCGGAGAAGCTTATTCTTCTAAGCTGCATCTAAACCGACAATAA
- a CDS encoding carotenoid oxygenase family protein, with the protein MVAATRTGFPAPEASYTWNQSVLHTAKGFAPTTLPLLSGAIPAGLRGSLYRNGPARLERGNTRVGHWFDGDGAILRVHFDQTGATGVYRYVETPEFLDEERAGRLMYTGYGMLPPGGLIDRFTKGLKNAANTSVLALNDRLLALWEGGHPYALDLETLQTRSLDNLGGLSDSLPFSAHPKRDPQTGDFYNFGVSFGKDTILNLYRIDANGKLQQQDSHKLDGVPLIHDFVMAGQYLLFFIPPVRVNPLLLLTRLKSFSDSFDWKPEKGTQVLVFDRQTLKLISQGETDPWYQWHFGNACVDRDGNAVVDVIRYADFNTNEYFRQVATGKTQTSARSTLWQIRVNPLTGKVLEQQELLDRHCEFPVVKPVEVGQSWQQTYLSLHRRNADAAKEILGVIARFDQKTGALVEADCGENCYPMEPIYAPDAIDANQGWIITVVYDGNRDQSEVWVFDSDRLNDQPVCRLGLPEVIPIGFHGTWKSAT; encoded by the coding sequence ATGGTAGCTGCAACACGAACAGGTTTTCCTGCGCCAGAGGCATCGTACACCTGGAATCAATCAGTCTTACATACAGCAAAAGGATTTGCGCCAACAACACTTCCGCTCCTTTCTGGTGCAATTCCCGCAGGATTACGCGGTTCTTTGTATCGCAATGGCCCAGCTCGATTAGAGCGGGGTAACACTCGCGTTGGACATTGGTTTGATGGCGATGGTGCAATCTTGAGAGTGCATTTTGATCAAACAGGCGCAACAGGTGTGTATCGCTATGTTGAAACGCCAGAATTTCTCGACGAAGAACGCGCTGGACGGTTGATGTACACCGGATATGGAATGTTGCCACCCGGAGGACTGATCGATCGCTTCACTAAAGGATTGAAGAATGCGGCGAATACTTCGGTGTTAGCGTTGAACGATCGACTCCTCGCACTTTGGGAAGGCGGACATCCTTATGCGCTCGATCTCGAAACCCTCCAAACCCGCAGCCTTGATAATTTGGGAGGCTTATCCGATTCGCTGCCATTTTCCGCACATCCAAAACGCGATCCGCAGACAGGCGATTTTTATAATTTCGGAGTCAGCTTCGGGAAAGATACGATTCTCAATCTGTACCGCATAGATGCCAACGGCAAGCTACAACAACAGGACAGTCACAAATTAGATGGAGTTCCGCTGATTCATGATTTTGTCATGGCAGGACAGTATCTCTTGTTCTTCATTCCGCCTGTGCGAGTAAATCCGTTGCTGTTGTTAACTCGGCTGAAGAGTTTTAGCGACTCGTTTGACTGGAAACCAGAGAAAGGAACTCAGGTCTTGGTGTTCGATCGTCAAACTCTAAAACTGATTAGCCAAGGCGAAACCGATCCCTGGTATCAATGGCACTTTGGCAATGCTTGCGTCGATCGTGATGGAAACGCTGTGGTTGATGTGATTCGTTACGCTGACTTCAACACAAACGAATATTTCAGACAAGTGGCAACCGGAAAAACTCAGACATCAGCACGATCGACACTCTGGCAAATTCGAGTTAATCCACTCACTGGAAAGGTGTTGGAGCAGCAGGAATTGCTCGATCGACATTGTGAATTTCCAGTTGTCAAACCCGTAGAGGTTGGGCAATCCTGGCAACAGACCTATCTTTCGCTGCATCGTCGGAATGCCGATGCAGCGAAAGAAATCTTGGGCGTGATCGCTCGATTTGATCAAAAAACCGGAGCATTGGTTGAAGCAGATTGCGGTGAGAATTGCTACCCGATGGAGCCGATTTACGCACCGGACGCGATCGATGCCAATCAAGGTTGGATTATCACCGTTGTTTACGATGGCAATCGCGATCAGAGTGAAGTTTGGGTTTTCGATAGCGATCGTTTAAACGATCAGCCTGTGTGTCGATTAGGCTTACCCGAAGTGATCCCGATCGGCTTTCATGGAACGTGGAAGTCCGCAACTTAA
- a CDS encoding BamA/TamA family outer membrane protein, translated as MRFSTLTACTIGLISASNSVQKTVAQDVVVPEAITPIATQPSVASSQAVPSAVVEAPRPTPEFSRKSSQVAQSIVPPQAQPPRSQQTPPRSPSPASPTPPDVVLTATDVQIVGASAELQQLVRAQIQTQPGGNVSTAQLQRDIATILETGLFSTATFTTRTNPNGLSVVFQVQPAIVRALNLVNAQALTPTIANQFFQAQFGAPVSPTAINESIRQVNTWYRQNGFSLARVIGVVPNREGVLTVEVAEGTVSNIQIRFTDEQGRPTNDKGEPIRGRTRESFLQTQIQLKPGQIFQESAARQDLQRILQTGLFTNGRISLEGDARRTTVVYNLTEARSRALNVSGGINDDLGVFGSFSYNDNNFNGVGQQLGGNVSVGTRDVQFDGRFVSPYRETEPDKLGYSVSGFRRRGISRVFDDDTSRLANGDRVREGRFGGTVAVNRPIGEGWNGTLGVNYTRVSLRDQGGNVVRRDRNGAPLSFSGTGIDDVTTVNFTAVRDQRNNPVDPSSGSILSLTTEQSIPIGRGSILSNRLQANYSQYIPVNFFNLEKTQNQPEVLAFNVQAGTTIGDLPPYNAFSLGGANSVRGYDISKLGIGRSFVLASAEYRFPIYSIIGGAVFADFGSDLGSANSVLGAPGEVRGLPGTGFGFGVGLRLKSPLGTIRAGYGINNQGESRLQFGFGEKF; from the coding sequence ATGCGTTTTTCTACATTAACAGCCTGCACGATCGGGTTAATTTCTGCCTCAAATTCGGTGCAAAAAACAGTGGCTCAAGATGTCGTTGTGCCAGAAGCAATTACCCCGATCGCAACTCAGCCTTCAGTCGCCTCTTCTCAAGCGGTTCCCTCTGCCGTTGTTGAAGCCCCTCGCCCGACTCCAGAATTTTCTCGTAAATCGAGCCAGGTCGCTCAGTCGATTGTGCCCCCTCAAGCCCAACCGCCGCGATCTCAGCAAACGCCGCCTCGATCGCCTAGTCCGGCATCCCCAACGCCACCGGATGTCGTGCTGACTGCAACCGATGTGCAAATTGTCGGTGCCTCTGCCGAACTCCAGCAACTTGTCCGCGCTCAGATCCAAACGCAGCCTGGAGGCAACGTCAGCACCGCCCAACTTCAGCGCGACATCGCCACGATCCTAGAAACGGGCTTGTTTAGTACCGCTACCTTTACCACTCGCACCAATCCCAACGGATTAAGCGTCGTCTTTCAGGTGCAACCCGCGATCGTTCGGGCTCTAAATCTGGTGAATGCTCAGGCGCTGACTCCGACGATCGCCAATCAATTCTTTCAGGCTCAGTTTGGCGCACCCGTTAGTCCAACCGCCATCAATGAAAGCATTCGTCAAGTTAATACTTGGTATCGCCAAAACGGATTTAGCTTGGCGCGAGTGATTGGTGTGGTGCCCAATCGTGAAGGGGTGTTGACCGTAGAAGTGGCAGAAGGTACAGTCTCAAACATTCAAATTCGCTTTACCGACGAACAAGGCAGACCGACCAACGACAAAGGCGAACCGATTCGCGGCAGAACCAGAGAAAGCTTTTTGCAAACTCAAATTCAACTAAAGCCGGGGCAAATTTTCCAAGAGTCCGCTGCCCGTCAAGACCTGCAACGCATTTTACAAACGGGATTGTTTACCAACGGGCGCATTTCTCTTGAAGGCGATGCCCGTCGCACAACGGTTGTCTATAACCTCACCGAAGCCCGTAGCCGCGCCCTAAACGTTAGTGGTGGAATTAACGACGACTTAGGCGTATTTGGCAGTTTCAGCTACAACGACAACAACTTTAACGGAGTCGGACAGCAACTCGGCGGCAATGTCTCGGTTGGAACTCGTGATGTTCAGTTTGATGGGCGATTTGTCAGTCCCTATCGTGAGACTGAGCCGGACAAATTAGGCTACAGCGTCAGTGGTTTTCGGCGACGCGGAATTTCGCGGGTGTTTGACGACGACACCAGCCGATTAGCGAACGGCGATCGCGTCCGGGAAGGTCGCTTCGGTGGAACCGTGGCGGTGAATCGTCCGATCGGGGAGGGTTGGAACGGAACCTTAGGGGTGAACTATACGCGGGTGAGTTTGCGGGATCAGGGTGGAAATGTGGTGAGGCGCGATCGCAATGGTGCGCCGCTGTCATTTAGTGGCACGGGAATTGATGATGTGACGACGGTGAATTTTACGGCGGTGCGCGATCAGCGAAATAATCCCGTCGATCCGTCAAGCGGCTCGATCTTATCGCTGACGACCGAGCAATCGATCCCGATCGGGCGGGGCAGCATTCTTTCCAATCGTCTGCAAGCGAACTATTCGCAGTATATTCCGGTGAATTTCTTTAATCTGGAGAAAACGCAGAACCAGCCGGAAGTGTTGGCGTTTAATGTGCAGGCGGGAACGACGATCGGGGATCTGCCGCCGTACAATGCGTTTTCGCTGGGAGGTGCAAATTCGGTGCGGGGATATGATATTTCCAAACTAGGGATTGGTCGCAGTTTCGTGTTGGCTTCTGCGGAATACCGTTTTCCGATTTACAGCATCATCGGCGGGGCGGTCTTTGCGGATTTTGGGTCGGATTTGGGGTCAGCGAATTCGGTGTTAGGAGCGCCAGGGGAAGTGCGGGGATTGCCGGGAACGGGATTTGGATTCGGGGTTGGGCTTCGGCTGAAGTCGCCTTTGGGGACAATTCGAGCGGGGTATGGAATTAATAACCAGGGTGAAAGCCGACTTCAGTTTGGGTTTGGGGAGAAGTTTTAA
- a CDS encoding DNA recombination-mediator protein A, producing the protein MSQSIDDLPKVDDFLQELATIQQTGSKRIAILGSRHVPITHQTLIELMTYALVLEGNRIITSGSTGTNFAAIRGALRADPSMLTVILPQGLDRQPRESREQLETVMHLVECPENNSLSLGEASALCNQEIISRCQQLISFAFHDSHTLLQTCRDAEDQRKVVTLFYFD; encoded by the coding sequence TTGAGCCAATCGATCGATGATCTACCCAAGGTAGACGATTTTCTACAAGAACTTGCCACGATTCAGCAAACAGGGTCGAAGCGGATCGCGATTTTGGGATCGCGTCACGTTCCGATTACGCATCAAACCTTGATCGAACTGATGACCTATGCCCTAGTGCTAGAAGGGAATCGGATTATCACTTCCGGTTCTACGGGAACCAATTTCGCCGCGATTCGGGGAGCGCTACGGGCTGATCCATCGATGCTGACGGTGATTTTGCCGCAAGGACTCGATCGCCAGCCGCGCGAATCGCGTGAGCAGCTTGAAACGGTGATGCACCTGGTTGAATGCCCAGAGAATAATTCTTTATCATTGGGTGAAGCGAGTGCGCTGTGTAACCAGGAAATTATTTCGCGCTGTCAGCAATTGATTTCGTTTGCGTTCCACGACAGCCATACCTTGCTGCAAACCTGCCGCGATGCCGAAGATCAGCGTAAAGTTGTGACCCTGTTCTATTTTGATTAA
- a CDS encoding cysteine hydrolase: MNPSLHPLGVPPNAWYVDESIADLTRPPLPPQPITLQTATKTLRLDLTKSALLIVDMQNDFCHPDGWLSHIGVDVTPARSPIVPIQQLLPILRQVGMSIVWINWGNRPDLLNISPATRHVYNPTGTGVGLGDPLPNNQAPVLEKDSWAAAIVDELKQIDADIKIDKYRMSGFWDTPLDSILRNSGKTTLFFAGVNADQCVMATLQDANFLGYDCILLEDCTATTSPEFCLQATLYNVKQCFGFVSHSIQLLNGIKIA, translated from the coding sequence ATGAACCCATCCCTGCACCCGCTTGGTGTCCCTCCGAATGCCTGGTATGTCGATGAATCGATCGCCGATCTGACGCGACCTCCACTTCCACCCCAGCCGATTACACTTCAAACCGCAACGAAAACACTACGGCTTGATCTGACAAAATCCGCATTGTTGATCGTTGATATGCAGAACGATTTTTGTCACCCGGATGGCTGGCTCTCACATATTGGAGTCGATGTCACTCCGGCTCGATCGCCCATTGTGCCGATTCAACAATTGCTTCCAATTTTGCGCCAAGTTGGGATGTCGATCGTTTGGATCAATTGGGGAAATCGCCCGGATTTGCTCAACATTAGTCCCGCGACTCGTCATGTGTACAACCCTACTGGAACTGGAGTCGGACTCGGTGATCCCCTGCCGAACAATCAGGCTCCGGTGCTGGAAAAGGATAGTTGGGCAGCCGCGATCGTCGATGAACTCAAACAGATCGACGCGGACATCAAAATTGACAAATATCGCATGAGCGGATTTTGGGATACTCCTCTGGATAGTATTCTGCGAAATTCGGGGAAAACGACGCTGTTTTTCGCTGGTGTAAATGCGGATCAGTGTGTGATGGCAACTCTACAAGATGCGAATTTTCTCGGATATGACTGCATCTTGCTCGAAGACTGCACCGCTACCACCTCTCCAGAGTTCTGCCTGCAAGCAACGCTGTATAACGTAAAGCAATGTTTCGGATTCGTGAGTCATTCGATCCAGCTTTTGAACGGGATTAAGATAGCCTAA
- a CDS encoding cupin domain-containing protein — MEESCVIPVVKSPTEYQAYRISPNDTNRLAIVFDPAIANFSLTLCVEIFDVGGKTPPNRHQLAVEMFFVLKGEGIAICDGKEVPIRAGDSLLVPPTGIHEVCNTGSERLYALCIMIPNEDFAELIRSGTPAQLDEEDLAVLRRSPVPHLSYG; from the coding sequence ATGGAAGAGTCTTGTGTTATTCCAGTCGTCAAATCCCCGACCGAGTATCAGGCGTATCGGATCAGTCCAAACGATACCAATCGTCTCGCGATCGTGTTTGATCCGGCGATCGCGAATTTTTCTCTAACGCTTTGTGTTGAGATCTTTGATGTGGGTGGAAAAACGCCACCGAACCGTCATCAACTGGCGGTCGAGATGTTCTTTGTGCTTAAAGGCGAAGGGATCGCGATTTGTGACGGGAAAGAAGTGCCAATTCGAGCGGGCGATAGTTTGCTTGTGCCTCCGACCGGAATTCACGAAGTTTGCAATACGGGATCTGAGCGACTGTACGCCTTGTGTATCATGATTCCGAACGAAGATTTTGCAGAACTAATTCGCAGCGGCACACCTGCTCAACTGGATGAAGAAGATCTAGCGGTGTTGCGGCGTTCACCTGTTCCCCACTTATCGTATGGATAG
- a CDS encoding YajQ family cyclic di-GMP-binding protein translates to MASTFSFDIVSDFDRQELVNAIDTTKRDVQSRYDLKDTKTEIELGADTITINTDSEFTLDAVHTLMQQRAAKRNLSLKIFDYGKIESASGNRVRQEIKLKKGISQDIAKQITKIIRDEYKKVQGSIQGDAVRVSAKSKDDLQVVMQRMKQEDFPVALQFTNYR, encoded by the coding sequence ATGGCTTCTACTTTTTCGTTTGATATTGTTAGCGACTTCGATCGCCAAGAATTGGTCAACGCGATCGATACGACCAAGCGCGATGTCCAGAGTCGCTACGATCTCAAAGACACGAAAACGGAGATCGAACTCGGTGCGGATACGATCACAATTAATACCGATAGTGAATTTACGCTGGATGCGGTGCATACTCTAATGCAGCAGCGAGCAGCAAAGCGCAATTTATCGCTGAAAATTTTTGATTACGGTAAGATTGAGTCCGCGAGTGGAAATCGCGTTCGGCAAGAAATTAAGCTGAAAAAAGGAATTAGCCAGGACATCGCAAAGCAAATTACCAAAATTATTCGCGATGAATACAAGAAGGTTCAAGGCTCGATTCAAGGCGATGCAGTGCGCGTTTCGGCAAAATCAAAAGATGATTTGCAAGTGGTGATGCAACGGATGAAGCAAGAAGATTTTCCGGTGGCGTTGCAGTTTACAAACTACCGATAG
- a CDS encoding sensor histidine kinase translates to MQDFSQLLKDNIDRIKQNWADAVGNDRHIRSAATINRTAIEDHIEDVLIAMAITMSQTAADDDETVAKASISHGVLRAAQGFDPSEIAQEYHLLRKTIFDCLRTELLTGTSEEIFRAVMVIDTVIDLAISKCFKSYVAERLDELEQVRSQLSMTVTELKRLARSSEDNLSILAHELKTPLTSIIGYADLFLRQSRQEQARDSIASLEHVEKVLRGGRRLLRLINDALDLSRYEAGKMQVIPEVIDLPALIQAVLEVIQPLANDRGLQLITELDQAPAEVITDPYRLQQVIVNLVSNAVRYTEFGSVTITSRTLANDRWAISVTDTGIGIDPEDQIRLFAPFERVGTMRSPDSTGLGLAIVARLVELLKGNIYLSSQPQEGSTFTVIFPLEIQDVIESND, encoded by the coding sequence ATGCAGGATTTTAGCCAACTGCTGAAAGATAACATCGATCGCATCAAGCAAAACTGGGCAGATGCGGTAGGAAACGATCGCCACATTCGCAGTGCAGCGACTATAAATCGAACTGCGATCGAGGATCACATCGAGGATGTGTTGATAGCAATGGCGATTACAATGTCGCAAACAGCAGCCGATGATGATGAGACAGTTGCAAAAGCAAGTATTTCTCATGGTGTCCTGCGTGCGGCGCAAGGCTTTGACCCCAGCGAAATCGCCCAAGAGTACCATCTCTTACGCAAAACGATTTTCGACTGTCTTCGCACCGAGCTACTCACAGGCACGTCTGAAGAAATTTTTCGTGCAGTCATGGTGATTGATACGGTGATCGACCTTGCGATTTCAAAATGCTTCAAAAGCTATGTTGCTGAACGGTTAGATGAATTGGAACAAGTGCGAAGCCAACTCAGCATGACCGTTACCGAGCTGAAGCGATTAGCACGATCGAGTGAAGATAATCTCTCTATTCTCGCTCACGAACTGAAAACACCGCTCACTTCGATTATTGGCTATGCAGATTTGTTCTTACGGCAGTCTCGACAAGAACAAGCACGAGATTCTATCGCTAGCTTAGAACATGTCGAGAAAGTATTACGGGGTGGACGACGATTGCTGCGTCTGATCAATGATGCGCTCGATCTCTCGCGCTATGAAGCTGGAAAAATGCAGGTGATCCCCGAAGTGATCGACCTGCCTGCTTTGATTCAAGCTGTTCTAGAAGTCATCCAACCTTTGGCAAACGATCGTGGCTTGCAATTGATCACTGAACTGGATCAAGCTCCAGCCGAAGTCATCACTGACCCTTATCGGTTGCAGCAAGTCATTGTCAATCTAGTTAGTAATGCGGTGCGCTATACCGAATTTGGCAGCGTCACGATCACCAGTCGCACTTTAGCCAACGATCGCTGGGCGATCTCTGTGACGGATACGGGAATTGGGATTGATCCAGAAGATCAGATCAGACTGTTTGCTCCGTTTGAGCGCGTTGGTACGATGCGATCGCCTGATAGTACCGGATTGGGCTTGGCGATCGTGGCTCGTCTCGTGGAACTCTTGAAAGGCAATATTTATCTTTCCTCCCAACCCCAAGAAGGATCAACCTTTACAGTGATTTTCCCGCTAGAAATTCAAGACGTAATCGAATCCAATGACTAA
- a CDS encoding MAPEG family protein codes for MLFGLSVPSLLLIAIAVAVVWIYLPFLVVAYGRVQIGYSKEIMAAPRAAFDKLPDYAKRATWAHQNALEAFPIFAAAALMAYVTNQTSEIAGWAAIVWITARFLFPVFYILNIPTLRSLMFGIGSICSFTLIGLSLISTL; via the coding sequence ATGCTGTTTGGACTCTCTGTTCCAAGTCTGCTGTTGATTGCGATCGCCGTTGCGGTCGTGTGGATTTACTTACCGTTTTTGGTCGTGGCATACGGACGAGTGCAAATCGGCTACAGCAAAGAGATCATGGCGGCTCCTCGCGCTGCGTTTGACAAGCTTCCAGACTATGCAAAACGCGCAACCTGGGCCCACCAAAACGCCCTCGAAGCCTTCCCGATTTTTGCTGCGGCTGCACTGATGGCGTATGTCACCAATCAGACTTCTGAAATCGCAGGATGGGCGGCGATCGTGTGGATTACTGCACGATTTTTGTTTCCGGTTTTTTATATTTTGAACATTCCAACTTTGCGATCGCTGATGTTCGGAATTGGTTCGATTTGCAGCTTTACGCTAATCGGATTAAGCTTGATCAGCACGCTTTAA
- a CDS encoding VCBS repeat-containing protein, whose translation MAIPNTLNPLKIPDFNADGRTDIFSFNPNTGVSQITLIDGLRSLGSSSLSGKSRDWQPSKFGDFNGDRKTDLVWRNTKTGDTEVWLINGTSIQAKSCLETLQGNWTETIGDFDANGKSDFFWYNSTTGDYNIWLMNGTQRVKQSSGEIGAGWEIAIADFNNDQQTDLFLRNSLTGENAVATIDLETLAIKVESTRSKSPTSSAEIIDFNGDGRSDVFWRDRLTGQNQLWVWSTDLQPLSFQFSLPGRSRDFVIKTADFDGNGKTDFLVRNPSSGVNQVWLSGTALKISPIATQSAGFQPTIGDYNGDGFSDIRWTSTDGTQSTVWFSNGNLPQVQ comes from the coding sequence ATGGCGATTCCTAATACTTTAAATCCTCTAAAAATTCCTGATTTTAATGCTGATGGTCGCACGGATATCTTTAGTTTCAATCCGAATACGGGTGTCTCACAAATTACATTGATTGATGGGCTACGATCGCTCGGTTCAAGCTCTCTCTCTGGCAAGTCCAGGGATTGGCAACCCTCGAAGTTCGGCGATTTTAACGGCGATCGCAAAACAGATTTAGTTTGGCGCAACACAAAAACCGGAGACACCGAAGTTTGGCTGATCAATGGCACTTCGATTCAAGCCAAATCCTGTCTCGAAACCTTACAAGGCAATTGGACAGAAACGATCGGAGATTTTGATGCCAACGGCAAAAGCGATTTCTTCTGGTACAACTCCACCACCGGAGACTACAACATTTGGCTGATGAATGGCACTCAGCGCGTTAAGCAATCCAGCGGTGAGATTGGTGCAGGTTGGGAAATCGCGATCGCAGATTTTAACAACGATCAGCAAACCGATTTGTTTCTGCGCAATTCTCTAACTGGAGAGAACGCCGTTGCCACGATTGATCTGGAAACTTTAGCCATTAAAGTCGAAAGCACTCGCTCCAAGTCTCCCACTTCGAGCGCAGAAATTATTGATTTTAATGGTGACGGGCGCAGTGATGTATTTTGGCGCGATCGCCTGACTGGACAAAATCAGCTCTGGGTCTGGTCAACCGACTTGCAGCCACTGTCGTTCCAGTTTTCGCTTCCCGGTCGCAGTCGCGATTTTGTCATCAAGACGGCTGATTTTGATGGCAATGGCAAGACTGATTTTCTCGTTCGCAATCCCAGCAGCGGAGTTAATCAGGTGTGGCTCTCTGGAACAGCGCTAAAGATATCGCCGATCGCCACTCAGTCGGCCGGATTTCAACCGACGATCGGCGACTACAACGGCGATGGTTTCTCTGATATTCGCTGGACAAGTACCGATGGAACTCAGAGTACCGTCTGGTTTAGCAATGGCAACCTTCCTCAAGTGCAGTAG